In a genomic window of Streptococcus oralis:
- the mvk gene encoding mevalonate kinase — protein MTKKVGVGQAHSKIILIGEHAVVYGYPAISLPLLEVEVTCKVVPAESPWRLYEEDTLSMAVYASLEHLNIKDACIRCVIDSAIPEKRGMGSSAAISIAAIRAVFDYYQAELPHDVLEILVNRAEMIAHMNPSGLDAKTCLSDQPIRFIKNLGFTELKMDLSAYLVIADTGVYGHTREAIQVVQSKGKDALPFLHALGELTQQAEDAIKTKDAEKLGQILSQAHLHLKEIGVSSPEADSLVETALSYGALGAKMSGGGLGGCIIALAANLDQAEELAKRLEEKGAVQTWIESL, from the coding sequence ATGACAAAAAAAGTTGGTGTCGGTCAGGCACATAGTAAGATTATTTTAATAGGAGAGCATGCGGTAGTCTACGGCTATCCAGCTATTTCTCTGCCTCTCTTAGAGGTGGAGGTGACCTGCAAGGTGGTCCCTGCTGAAAGCCCGTGGCGTCTTTATGAGGAGGATACCTTGTCCATGGCGGTGTATGCCTCGCTTGAGCATCTAAATATCAAGGATGCTTGCATTCGCTGTGTGATTGACTCGGCTATCCCTGAAAAACGAGGGATGGGTTCGTCTGCGGCTATCAGCATAGCGGCCATTCGAGCTGTTTTTGACTACTATCAAGCCGAACTGCCTCATGATGTACTGGAAATCCTGGTCAATCGGGCTGAGATGATTGCCCATATGAATCCGAGCGGGTTGGATGCCAAGACCTGTCTCAGTGACCAGCCTATTCGCTTTATCAAGAACCTTGGATTTACAGAGCTTAAGATGGATCTATCCGCTTATTTGGTCATTGCAGATACGGGCGTGTATGGTCACACTCGTGAAGCTATCCAAGTAGTTCAAAGCAAGGGGAAGGATGCCCTACCGTTTTTGCATGCCTTGGGAGAATTGACCCAGCAGGCAGAAGATGCGATAAAAACAAAAGATGCTGAAAAACTGGGACAAATCCTCAGTCAAGCGCATTTACATTTAAAAGAAATTGGTGTCAGCAGCCCTGAGGCAGATTCCCTCGTTGAAACGGCTCTTAGCTACGGAGCTCTGGGTGCCAAGATGAGCGGTGGTGGGCTAGGAGGCTGTATTATCGCCTTGGCAGCCAATCTGGATCAAGCAGAAGAACTAGCAAAACGATTAGAAGAGAAAGGAGCTGTTCAGACATGGATCGAAAGCCTGTAA
- the mvaD gene encoding diphosphomevalonate decarboxylase — MDRKPVTVRSYANIAIIKYWGKKKEKEMVPATSSISLTLENMYTETTLSPLQAHATADAFYINGQLQNEAEHAKMSKIIDRYRPAGEGFVRIDTQNNMPTAAGLSSSSSGLSALVKACNAYFQLGLNRSQLAQEAKFASGSSSRSFYGPLGAWDKDSGEIYPVETDLKLAMIMLVLEDKKKPISSRDGMKLCVETSTTFDDWVRQSEKDYQDMLLYLKENDFTKVGELTEKNALAMHATTKTASPAFSYLTDATYEAMDFVRQLREQGEACYFTMDAGPNVKVLCQEKDLEHLSEVFGQRYRLIVSKTKDLSQDDCC; from the coding sequence ATGGATCGAAAGCCTGTAACAGTACGTTCCTACGCAAATATTGCCATTATCAAATACTGGGGAAAGAAAAAAGAAAAAGAGATGGTTCCTGCTACTAGCAGTATCTCTCTGACTTTGGAAAATATGTATACAGAGACGACCTTGTCGCCTCTACAAGCCCATGCGACGGCGGATGCCTTTTATATCAATGGTCAGCTCCAAAATGAGGCGGAGCATGCCAAGATGAGCAAAATCATCGACCGCTATCGTCCAGCAGGTGAGGGTTTTGTCCGTATCGATACCCAAAACAACATGCCGACTGCAGCGGGTTTATCCTCCAGTTCTAGCGGTTTGTCCGCCTTGGTCAAGGCTTGCAATGCTTATTTTCAGCTTGGTTTGAATCGGAGCCAGTTGGCGCAGGAGGCTAAGTTTGCCTCAGGCTCTTCTTCTCGGAGTTTTTATGGACCACTAGGGGCCTGGGACAAGGATAGTGGGGAAATTTACCCTGTAGAGACAGACTTGAAACTAGCCATGATCATGTTGGTGCTAGAGGACAAGAAAAAACCAATCTCTAGCCGTGATGGGATGAAACTCTGTGTGGAAACCTCGACGACCTTTGATGACTGGGTGCGTCAGTCTGAGAAAGATTATCAAGATATGCTGCTTTATCTCAAGGAAAATGACTTTACCAAAGTTGGGGAATTGACTGAGAAAAATGCCCTAGCCATGCACGCTACGACCAAAACTGCTAGTCCAGCCTTTTCATATCTGACGGATGCGACTTATGAGGCCATGGACTTTGTCCGTCAACTTCGTGAGCAAGGGGAAGCCTGTTACTTTACCATGGATGCTGGCCCCAATGTCAAGGTTCTCTGTCAGGAGAAAGACTTGGAGCATTTGTCAGAAGTCTTTGGTCAACGTTACCGCTTGATTGTGTCAAAAACAAAGGATTTGAGCCAAGATGATTGCTGTTAA
- the cbpC gene encoding choline-binding protein CbpC: MKLLKKMMQVALAIFFFGLLATNTVSADTTGGQFVDKDNRKYYVKDDHKAIYWHKIDGKTYYFGDKGEMVVGWQYLEIPGTGYRDNLLDNQPINEIGLQQKWYYFSSDGALLEQTDKQVLEAKTSENTGKVYGEQYTPSPEKRTYYFDNGYAVKTGWIYEDGNWYYLNKLGSSGDDSYYPLPIGEVAKGWTQDFHVTFGIDRSKPAPWYYLDPTTGIMQTGWKQLGNKWYYLRSSGSMATGWYQEGSTWYYLDAENGDMKMGWQYLGNKWYYLRSSGSMATGWYQEGSTWYYLHTSNGDMKTGWFQVNGKWYYAYSSGALAVNTTVEGYFVNYNGEWVQ, from the coding sequence ATGAAGCTTTTGAAAAAAATGATGCAAGTCGCACTAGCAATATTTTTCTTTGGTTTGCTAGCGACAAATACTGTATCTGCAGATACCACGGGTGGACAGTTTGTTGATAAGGATAATAGAAAATATTATGTAAAAGATGATCATAAAGCAATCTATTGGCATAAAATAGACGGTAAAACTTACTATTTTGGTGATAAAGGAGAAATGGTAGTTGGATGGCAATACTTAGAAATTCCTGGAACAGGTTATCGTGATAATTTATTAGATAACCAACCAATTAATGAAATTGGACTCCAACAAAAATGGTATTATTTTAGCTCAGATGGAGCTTTGCTAGAACAAACAGATAAACAAGTACTAGAGGCAAAAACATCTGAAAATACAGGAAAAGTATATGGTGAACAATATACTCCATCTCCTGAAAAGAGAACTTATTATTTTGATAATGGTTATGCTGTAAAGACAGGTTGGATTTATGAAGACGGTAATTGGTATTATTTAAATAAGCTAGGAAGTTCTGGTGATGATTCTTACTATCCACTACCAATTGGTGAAGTTGCTAAGGGTTGGACTCAAGATTTTCATGTTACTTTTGGTATTGATAGAAGCAAACCTGCTCCGTGGTACTACTTAGATCCAACAACTGGCATCATGCAAACAGGTTGGAAACAACTTGGCAATAAGTGGTACTACCTCCGCTCATCGGGATCTATGGCGACTGGCTGGTATCAGGAAGGCTCCACTTGGTACTATTTAGATGCTGAAAATGGTGATATGAAAATGGGCTGGCAATACCTTGGTAACAAATGGTACTACCTTCGTTCATCAGGATCTATGGCGACTGGCTGGTATCAGGAAGGTTCGACTTGGTATTATCTACATACAAGTAATGGCGATATGAAGACTGGTTGGTTCCAGGTCAATGGCAAATGGTACTATGCTTACAGCTCAGGTGCTTTAGCAGTGAATACGACCGTAGAAGGCTATTTTGTCAACTATAATGGCGAATGGGTCCAATAA
- the cbpJ gene encoding choline-binding protein CbpJ, which translates to MKIVKKMMQVLLAVFFFALLVTSTVFADDTDSEGWQFVQENGRTYYKKGDLKETYWRVIDGKTYYFDYNGEMVVGWQYIPMPVKGYTIGPYPNGIRLEGSPMPEWYYFDKNGVLQEFVGWKALEIKTKDSVGRKYGEKRTNPEDKEEKSFYTNYYFNQNHSLKTGWLYDQSNWYYLAKTEINGENYIGGERRAGWINDGSAWYYLDPETGIMQTGWKQIGNKWYYLRSSGAMTTGWYQEGSTWYYLDAENGDMKTGWQYLGNKWYYLRSSGAMATGWVKDGSTWYYLNASNGDMKTGWTKVNGNWYYLNSSGAMVTGSQTIDDKVYNFASSGEWI; encoded by the coding sequence ATGAAAATAGTTAAAAAAATGATGCAAGTTTTACTCGCAGTCTTTTTCTTTGCTTTGCTAGTGACAAGCACCGTTTTTGCGGATGATACTGATTCGGAAGGCTGGCAATTTGTCCAAGAAAATGGTAGAACCTACTACAAGAAGGGGGACCTCAAAGAAACCTACTGGCGAGTGATTGATGGCAAGACCTATTATTTTGATTATAATGGTGAAATGGTTGTTGGTTGGCAATACATTCCAATGCCAGTTAAAGGATATACAATTGGTCCTTACCCTAATGGCATAAGATTAGAAGGTTCCCCAATGCCAGAGTGGTACTACTTCGATAAAAATGGAGTGCTACAAGAGTTTGTTGGTTGGAAAGCATTAGAGATTAAAACTAAAGACAGTGTTGGAAGAAAGTATGGTGAAAAACGTACAAATCCGGAAGATAAAGAAGAGAAGAGTTTTTACACGAACTATTACTTTAATCAAAATCATTCTTTAAAGACAGGTTGGCTTTATGACCAGTCTAATTGGTATTATCTAGCTAAAACGGAAATTAATGGAGAAAACTATATTGGTGGTGAAAGACGTGCAGGTTGGATAAACGATGGTTCAGCTTGGTACTATCTAGATCCAGAAACTGGTATCATGCAAACTGGTTGGAAGCAAATTGGCAATAAATGGTACTACCTCCGTTCATCAGGAGCTATGACAACTGGCTGGTATCAGGAAGGCTCAACTTGGTACTATTTAGATGCTGAAAATGGCGATATGAAAACAGGCTGGCAATATCTTGGTAACAAGTGGTACTACCTTCGTTCATCAGGAGCCATGGCAACTGGTTGGGTGAAAGATGGTTCAACTTGGTACTACCTAAATGCAAGTAATGGAGATATGAAGACAGGTTGGACAAAAGTAAATGGAAACTGGTATTATCTCAATTCCTCTGGAGCAATGGTTACAGGTAGCCAAACTATCGATGATAAAGTTTATAACTTTGCTTCATCTGGTGAGTGGATTTAA